CGACGGCGAAGAGAAGAAGGGAGCGCATGATTACAGGCTGAACGGGATTCCCTCGTCGTCGGGGTACTCGTCAAAGGCCGCGTGATCCGGGTCGATCGTCGGGTCGTAATCGTCGATGTCAGCCTCGATCGCGTCGGCGATGGCGTTTTCATCAGCTGGGCCAAGCTGGCGGATCTCGTAGGCCGCGACTGGCCGCGGCGTCCACCGCTTCGAGAGCCCGATCGCGATCTCGCGCGAGACCGGGTTGATTGCATAGACGGCCGAAGGAGCAACCACGCGAGTGAAAACAGGGCTGGCGTCTTTGCCTTCTGGGCCGGGGTCGGTATCGAACACGTCGATGCGGACGAACCCGGCTGGGAACTGGGCTTCGGTCACGCGACCGACTGTCTGCTGGTGGCCCATGAGCTCAACGACAGCCCACTGGTCGAATGAGTCAGCGGCGGGGTTGGCGGTCGCGGGGTTCGGGGTCTCTGTCATCGTGGTGTGTGGTAGGCGCCCCGCTGGCGGTCGCAGCCGAGGCCCGCCGCCAGCGGGGCAGCAGTGGTGGGCTAGGCGGCCAGTGCGGATGCCTCCTTCTGCCAGCGGGCGACGGCGTCATCGCTGCCGTTCATCACGCCCGCACCGTCCAGGATGCCCCGGATGTCCTGCGGGTCTGTCCCCGCGAGGGCCGCGAACGTCGTCACGCCTGCGGCCACGAGCGCGTCGCGTGTCTTCGGGCCGAGGCCCTTGATGGCCGTGAGGTCGTCGGGGGCCTCCCCGTCCTGAGTGCTCTCGCCAGAGGTGTCCTCGTTGGAGCCGCCCTCGTTGGAGGCATCCTCTGCTTGCTCACCGCTGGCGCTCTCGGGACCGCTGGCGTTTGCTGGGCTGCTGGCGGTGTCCTCGTCACCGGAGGGCTCCTGCACGTTGACGGGCACATCCGGACCAGTGGGCTCATCGTCGCTAGCCGAGTCGTCGCTGGCGTCCTCCTCAGTCTCGCTCTCCCACGAGTAGGCGAACTCATCCAGCTGCTCCCGGATGGCCTGTGCTAGGTCTCCGGTCAGCCTCATGCCGCCGTTGTTGTTCGAGGGGTCTGAGCCTTTCAGCCAGACGATGAGCACGTGGCCGCTGGCGTCCGAGCGGTCTTCGGCGCGGACAATGGCGAGGGGGTCGATGTAGGTGCGTTCTGCACGGATCATGGGTGGAGCGGCTCAGGCCGCGAGCTGTAGCGGGCGGAGGGAGACGACGTCGGCGCTGGCCCGCTGGCGGCGCACGTCGGAGGACGGTGTCGACTCGCCTTGGGGCTCGTCGCGCGACTCCTCAGGGATGGGGCCTCCGGCGTCGACGTAGCGCTGGCGGAAATCGTCAGGGTCAGTGAGGTGGTCCAGGGCCGCGCGCAGGTCACGGCGCCAGCGGGCGTCTCCCAGCGCGTCGCGGTCGCGCAGGCTCTCCACGAACTGATCGCGGCTCACGACCGTCACGGACGGGCGGAGGTCGAAGCGGCTCGGCAGGTCCGTCGGGACGAGGACGGCCAGGGCGACGCGAAGCTGGCGGCCACTCATCAGACCGCGGAGGTGGCGTGGGGCGAGACCGAGGCGATCCGCTCCAGGTCTGCGTCTGTCCACTGTTCCGTGCTCTCCACCATGTCGGTGAACGAGACGCCATCGAGCACGTCGCCGTAGCCAGCGTCGTAGATAGCGTTACGGGCAGCGCGGACGCGGTCGTGGCGGCGAGACTCTGCTGTGAAGGCAGCAGACGCCGCCGCCAGCTGGCGCGCGAGGGCTCGCTGCGCGCGGAACTGCTGGACGAGGGCCGCGGTCACGAGGAGGGTACCGACGATGCAGGTGCCGGCGACA
The window above is part of the Bacteroidota bacterium genome. Proteins encoded here:
- a CDS encoding helix-hairpin-helix domain-containing protein, which gives rise to MIRAERTYIDPLAIVRAEDRSDASGHVLIVWLKGSDPSNNNGGMRLTGDLAQAIREQLDEFAYSWESETEEDASDDSASDDEPTGPDVPVNVQEPSGDEDTASSPANASGPESASGEQAEDASNEGGSNEDTSGESTQDGEAPDDLTAIKGLGPKTRDALVAAGVTTFAALAGTDPQDIRGILDGAGVMNGSDDAVARWQKEASALAA